A portion of the Vespula vulgaris chromosome 24, iyVesVulg1.1, whole genome shotgun sequence genome contains these proteins:
- the LOC127072026 gene encoding uncharacterized protein LOC127072026 isoform X1, which produces MEKEKVPTVFQKFTIFMERNNRAVEFISYGITGIGLLFALYKIRPFAKFKKPSDVPNHFLQSTELQGRVTHIDPSYGVLLLIDHKPLIPFPQLGREKYLPIKLAGINTTNHVYFKRTSKYIIIGISWLQTIIRGEKITFLPLTKKKDYLNCIVTFSGKDQKCINIAEELVKLGFGSLCTDQDYLLNNKSTLIYYKSLVKAEKFAQFKRNGYWHSIKKPTFLWKIKIFFSEKLKSLLPIFITKQLNI; this is translated from the exons atggagaaggaaaaagtacCCACTGTCTTCCAAAAGTTCACTATTTTTATGGAACGAAATAATCGAGCAGTAGAg TTTATTAGCTACGGCATCACTGGAATTGGTTTATTATTCGCATTGTATAAAATAAGGCCA TTtgcaaaatttaaaaaaccATCTGATGTACCAAATCATTTTCTACAAAGTACAGAATTACAAGGACGTGTAACACATATAGATCCTTCATATGGCGTATTGCTTTTGATAGATCATAAACCTTTGATACCTTTTCCACAATTAGGCAGGGAGAAGTATTTACCTATAAAGTTAGCTGGCATTAATACAACTAATCATG tatattttaaacgtacttcaaaatatattattataggtATAAGTTGGTTACAAACTATAATTCGTGGAGAAAAGATTACATTTCTTCCATtaactaaaaaaaaggattatttaaattgtattGTCACTTTTTCAGGAAAAGATcag aaatgtataaatatcgCGGAAGAATTAGTAAAGCTAGGTTTTGGTTCATTATGCACTGAtcaagattatttattaaataacaaatctacattaatatattacaagtCTTTAGTCAAAGCAGAGAAATTTGcacaatttaaaagaaatggaTACTGGCATTCGATTAAAAAGCCAACATTTTTATGGaagatcaaaatatttttcagtgAAAAGTTAAAATCTTTATTGccaatatttataacaaaacagctgaatatttaa
- the LOC127072026 gene encoding protein C3orf33 isoform X2 — MEKEKVPTVFQKFTIFMERNNRAVEFISYGITGIGLLFALYKIRPFAKFKKPSDVPNHFLQSTELQGRVTHIDPSYGVLLLIDHKPLIPFPQLGREKYLPIKLAGINTTNHGISWLQTIIRGEKITFLPLTKKKDYLNCIVTFSGKDQKCINIAEELVKLGFGSLCTDQDYLLNNKSTLIYYKSLVKAEKFAQFKRNGYWHSIKKPTFLWKIKIFFSEKLKSLLPIFITKQLNI; from the exons atggagaaggaaaaagtacCCACTGTCTTCCAAAAGTTCACTATTTTTATGGAACGAAATAATCGAGCAGTAGAg TTTATTAGCTACGGCATCACTGGAATTGGTTTATTATTCGCATTGTATAAAATAAGGCCA TTtgcaaaatttaaaaaaccATCTGATGTACCAAATCATTTTCTACAAAGTACAGAATTACAAGGACGTGTAACACATATAGATCCTTCATATGGCGTATTGCTTTTGATAGATCATAAACCTTTGATACCTTTTCCACAATTAGGCAGGGAGAAGTATTTACCTATAAAGTTAGCTGGCATTAATACAACTAATCATG gtATAAGTTGGTTACAAACTATAATTCGTGGAGAAAAGATTACATTTCTTCCATtaactaaaaaaaaggattatttaaattgtattGTCACTTTTTCAGGAAAAGATcag aaatgtataaatatcgCGGAAGAATTAGTAAAGCTAGGTTTTGGTTCATTATGCACTGAtcaagattatttattaaataacaaatctacattaatatattacaagtCTTTAGTCAAAGCAGAGAAATTTGcacaatttaaaagaaatggaTACTGGCATTCGATTAAAAAGCCAACATTTTTATGGaagatcaaaatatttttcagtgAAAAGTTAAAATCTTTATTGccaatatttataacaaaacagctgaatatttaa